The following is a genomic window from Onthophagus taurus isolate NC chromosome 1, IU_Otau_3.0, whole genome shotgun sequence.
aattttaaaacaatccgaattttttacgattatctcgcattttttttaacatctttatatttttgtgtattgctttactgtataaataaaaacatagaaatgtcAATTCTCCCAATGACGTCACAGCAAGGCCTTTGCGGGGGGATACGTTCATAACAACAGCGTTTATAtggagttggataaccttatacaGTATGTTTAGTCAACGGACCTTGATTTAAGCCGAAACATACTTAAAATGATGTGAATAGTAATCgttatatagtttttttttgtcccCAAGGTTTGtgtaaaattgttattgataaatggtaacaaaaataatcgatttttgtATGATTTCTTGTTTGAATTAAATGTAATACccttaattaattgttaatcttatagatttattacaaattcaaCATTACAGAAATGTATaatcaacataaaaaataactaatatgtggtgtcaaaatgttaaaattaaagtttaattctAATCCTTCCTTGGAGTATGTATTTTGTGTACAGCCATTAAGTGTTTCCTCAAAAGATCTTTTCTACTCACAACGGTATTGCAATACTGACATTTTGTCTCTCCCAAATGAAAAGGTAtgtgttgttttaataaatatatagtcGCAAACTTTTGAGCACATATAGGACATTCGTTTTCaggatttaatttctttattaaataatgttcACTGCTCAATAATTTATGTACATTCGAGTTATTATGAGGTATTTCTCCTTTGGTAGTCTcagtttcttttatattttcccCAATATTCTCATTACCATAATCTCCTTGACCTGATTGAAATGGGCTAGAAGCATCCCTTTTCTTCTTATTCACTCCTTTATCTTCTGTATCAACATCCACTCCCTGTTTCTTTTCTATCTCAAAAGATCCACGATTCCTTTTCACACCTGTCTTGGGTGTTTCCACCCTTTCCTCAGTTAATACAGGTTCATTTAAACTATCTTTCTTCTCCCCTGGAACATCATCAGCTAACCCACTTACTTTTAAAAGTTCAGCAACTCGCATAAACGAACTAAAGTTTTCTGTTACAACACTAACCTCTCCAAGATACATAAACTCCAAAATTCCCACCATTTCCTCATAACCAACATCTCGGAGGATTATAACCGGATGAGGACATGGATTATCAATCAAAATATCGTGAAAATACGAACTGAATGCCGATAAAACAATCTTATGGGCTTTTAGCTTCTTTCCATCACAACGTATCGTTACATCAACAAAATCGCCGCTTTTCCTTACAACATCAAATGATCGTCTCATATGATTGAGATGATTATCCCAGTTTAACATGTATTTATCGTTGGAAGTGCTCATTTTTTATGgtaaaaagtaaataagttttttgagatattttaagtttactTGTAAACAAGAATACGACATACGACGGTTTTAAGAACTAAAAAAGTGTGTTATCGAAGCACCAACGTTAAATATTGAAAAGcactaaaattttgatttattaattgcTTTAGGtactttttcattaaaatattttttgaaacattaattatttcaaaaactaaattatgtaatgattattgtttgtttaattttgaattactcaaaaaataaataataaagattacgtggatatttttgatttatttgtgTGGCAACTCACTTTAAAACTTTTGACATATTGATGTAAACAACTttaggttaaatttaaatctaattttattaaataagaaatcgTATCATATTATAAATCTTCACGTATGGTTTGTTTAATAACAGggtataattttaaatcttccaTTATGGGTAAATTGTCCCAAAAATCTCGATGCCTATTGATGTCTTCGgcattttccatttttaaatcattcgCAGATTTTATGTGAAGGTGGTTTAAAGGTTTGTTGTAATGTTTATTTACTGGAATCCATTGTAAATGAGGTATTTTAGGATATCCTGTTTTAGCAAAAGAAGTCCATATGTTTAAGAGAAGACCTTTCATTGATTCGTCTAATTCGCTCAGTTCttcatataaatttttattgtttggaAATATATAGCTTAAGTCATCTCCATGACCTACTCCTATAAGAAGacattgaaaattaatttagcaGAGGCTGTAATAATGTTGAtattgataaagaaaaatcaGGTTAGataaattaagtattttagataaaataagGGATTTGTTTTGTACTGTGTATAATCTTTATGAAGAGTTCTactaagaaattaatttaaagattataTAATAAGGCATGTAAAGTTGAAAATTTACTGTATATTAGGTTATGTCATTTAAGTTTgtagaaattattattatttttcttatttgcagACAGTTCAAAATCCATCAAATCATAAGGAAATATCAGATTAACCCCTCAGCCCAGAAAAGTAAGCCTTTATTTTTTGACTTCATATGTAGTCTACTCAGTTCTGTTGAGGCCAGATTGTTCAAGAATGTAatgatttatttcaatttggaTCTCAAAACTgcattattaaattgtatttattattttgttattagagCACATATCAGCAGTTATTTGATGGCACCAATAGAATCCAAAATGATCATAAATGTTAGTGTACGAATGAATTGCTGCTCCAAACTACAAATTAAAGTTCTTTGGGTGAGTAGTTTTTATAAGTAGTTCTTTTTAGGAGTCTTGGTAGTACTTTTGATCACACACCTGTTGGGTTTGTGGCCACAACTGCTTAAACAACATTACTTGAACTAAGTGATTTGGCTGTGtacacattttaataaaataatttaacaggACTTGTTCATAATACTACAAGAATGTATGTTACCCTCAAATTATGTGTCACAGCCTTTTTATCCGAGAATATACTTAAATCTAGCTCCAATTTGCTTGTTTCTGGTTATATATTTGTATTGTAACTTTATAAGTATCACAATGATTTTTCATGCAATGAAATAGTCGTCATTAAGCAAAATATGATTGTAAATATTCAGTGGGTATATCTTTGCACTTGTTGTGGGGACATATACAGAGAATGGCAGATACAAGACAAACTAGACGAATATGGGAGGCAAGAATAATATGAGAGGGAGgcctaaataaaaaaaatgagatgAAGTAACTAATGAAATACCACAAAAGTAGTTTTAACTAGTTTAAAACTAGTTTTGACTatgaaagtaattaattagAGTATTAGcagttttattcaatttactGTTCTACAACTACACCTCAATGACTACACCAGATGAAGATGCGTGGGATTCAGAACAGTTCAGGGTACACACTAAGACACAGAAAAAGAAACATAGTTAAATGATATTAATGTGAGATAGAAAACATAATCAGATAGGGACATAAGTGTAGAAGAGTTTGGAATTTGGCGATTTTGAGGTTCTAGGAGCCTCATCTAATACATTCAATTAAATCTAGTAACATCTATTATTTACCATATTCTGTATGTTTTCCAATCCATTTACTACCCGCTGATGCAACTCCATTTCCagaataactaaaataataattatatacaaACGATTTTGAGTAGTATGCTTGAAGCTTTGAAGCCTTTTCAGCACAATGAACAAACATGCGATcacttaaaatctaaaaatcggtcaattaatgtttaatactaataatttttagtaattttaccGCTACTAAATCCCTAAAACTATCCTTCGAAACTGCTTTATCCTTAaaatatacttttttaatatctttagaAACTTTTTCCATATCGTCTTTAGATACAGTGTAATTATAATCAAATACTAAAGGTGCTAATTCGTTCCATTTCTCCTCTAATTCTTCCAAATGTTTCGGTTCACCTATAAACTCCAATCCTGGATAAAGGCCTTCTTCAGAAGTATAAGTATTAATCCAAGGGAGATCATGAAATGCTTTTTTTGAAAGTAACGAAATTGGATGATCAGGTAAATAAGAGTCCTTCATAGGTTCTTCAATCGTAACCCCAATGGGTGAATAAGGATAAAACCCCCACGGTCTTAACACCTTGATAGCACTAACAACCTCCTCCACCGATTTAGTTTTCATACAATCAATCATAATCCttgtattttcattaaaacaatttaaagatttAGCCACCATTCCAGTTTTTTCCAAAGGgttctcttgtatttttgacGGCCCTAAAACCGTTCCACTTATTGATATCCCCCGATGGAAAAGACCTCTTGTTAAAGGTGAAAAATAGTGAAAATGAACACTGGAACCTCCCGCTGATAAACCCGTTAATGTCACTGAATTGGGGTTTCCACCAAAATCtaatatgttttctttaatcCAATTTAAAGCCATCGCTTGATCTCGCAATCCTAAATTTCCTGGTAAAACTTCATCTTGGGTGCttaaaaatcccaaagttccCAAACGGTAATTAACCGTTACAAAAATTATGTCACGATCCATTAAAAATCGCGCCCCTTTTTTATTCGAACCGTACATAAATGCACCACCATGTATAAAAACGATAACATCTAAATTATCGTTAGGGGAAGGTTTTAATTTTGGTGTAAAGATATTTAGGTACAAGCAATCTTCAACCCCGCGATATTCACCACCGAACGGT
Proteins encoded in this region:
- the LOC111419314 gene encoding protein bric-a-brac 1-like; translation: MSTSNDKYMLNWDNHLNHMRRSFDVVRKSGDFVDVTIRCDGKKLKAHKIVLSAFSSYFHDILIDNPCPHPVIILRDVGYEEMVGILEFMYLGEVSVVTENFSSFMRVAELLKVSGLADDVPGEKKDSLNEPVLTEERVETPKTGVKRNRGSFEIEKKQGVDVDTEDKGVNKKKRDASSPFQSGQGDYGNENIGENIKETETTKGEIPHNNSNVHKLLSSEHYLIKKLNPENECPICAQKFATIYLLKQHIPFHLGETKCQYCNTVVSRKDLLRKHLMAVHKIHTPRKD
- the LOC111419329 gene encoding venom carboxylesterase-6-like → MKIYLNIFGILFFTSINCDVPILNTRLGKIQGIYESSYENRIYSAFYGVPYAKPPINNLRFEKPEPISPWNDVIYNATNKNIVCAQINHVIKPFGGEYRGVEDCLYLNIFTPKLKPSPNDNLDVIVFIHGGAFMYGSNKKGARFLMDRDIIFVTVNYRLGTLGFLSTQDEVLPGNLGLRDQAMALNWIKENILDFGGNPNSVTLTGLSAGGSSVHFHYFSPLTRGLFHRGISISGTVLGPSKIQENPLEKTGMVAKSLNCFNENTRIMIDCMKTKSVEEVVSAIKVLRPWGFYPYSPIGVTIEEPMKDSYLPDHPISLLSKKAFHDLPWINTYTSEEGLYPGLEFIGEPKHLEELEEKWNELAPLVFDYNYTVSKDDMEKVSKDIKKVYFKDKAVSKDSFRDLVAILSDRMFVHCAEKASKLQAYYSKSFVYNYYFSYSGNGVASAGSKWIGKHTEYGVGHGDDLSYIFPNNKNLYEELSELDESMKGLLLNIWTSFAKTGYPKIPHLQWIPVNKHYNKPLNHLHIKSANDLKMENAEDINRHRDFWDNLPIMEDLKLYPVIKQTIREDL